A genome region from Glycine max cultivar Williams 82 chromosome 5, Glycine_max_v4.0, whole genome shotgun sequence includes the following:
- the LOC100779587 gene encoding reticulon-like protein B2, whose translation MAEHHEHEEVKGESLLEKISGKIHDHDSSSSSDSDNDKTSATDSFKSNVFRLFGREKPIHHVLGGGKPADVFLWRNKKISASTLGVATAIWVLFELLEYHLLTLVCHFLILALAGLFLWSNASTFINKSPPKIPQVHIPEEPVLKFASALRIEINRAFAVLRDIASGRDLKKFLSVIAGLWVFSILGCWANFLTLFYIAFVLLHTVPVLYEKYEDHVDSFGEKAIAEIKKQYAVFDAKVLSKIPRGPLKDKKKD comes from the exons ATGGCGGAGCATCACGAACACGAGGAAGTGAAGGGTGAGTCCTTGTTGGAGAAGATTTCTGGGAAGATCCACGACCACGATTCCTCGTCTTCGTCGGATTCCGACAACGACAAAACCAGCGCCACTGATTCCTTCAAGTCTAATGTTTTCAGGCTTTTCGGCAGAGAAAAGCCCATTCATCATGTTCTTGGCGGTGGAAAAC CGGCTGATGTTTTTCTATGGAGAAACAAGAAGATATCCGCATCGACACTCGGAGTTGCGACCGCTATATGGGTTCTGTTTGAATTGCTTGAGTACCACCTCCTGACTTTGGTTTGCCACTTCCTGATCCTTGCTCTGGCGGGGTTGTTCTTGTGGTCCAATGCATCCACTTTCATCAACAA GAGTCCACCAAAGATCCCACAAGTGCACATTCCAGAGGAACCTGTTTTAAAATTTGCCTCTGCTCTTAGAATTGAGATCAATCGGGCTTTTGCGGTGTTAAGGGATATTGCTTCTGGAAGGGATCTCAAGAAGTTCTTATCA gtgATTGCTGGATTATGGGTTTTCTCTATTCTGGGTTGTTGGGCCAACTTCTTGACCTTGTTCTACATAG CTTTTGTTTTGCTTCACACTGTGCCTGTGCTTTATGAGAAATATGAAGATCATGTCGACTCTTTTGGTGAGAAAGCAATTGCCGAGATTAAGAAGCAATATGCAGTGTTTGATGCGAAGGTATTGAGCAAGATACCCAGAGGACCtctgaaagataaaaagaaagattga